In a single window of the Megalobrama amblycephala isolate DHTTF-2021 linkage group LG3, ASM1881202v1, whole genome shotgun sequence genome:
- the asb7 gene encoding ankyrin repeat and SOCS box protein 7, whose amino-acid sequence MQNTKAVLDLQDINERDTGASDARTARCDRMLNHHCRRNPELQEELQIQAAVAAGDVYTVRKMLEQGYSPKIRDANGWTLLHFSAAKGKERCVRVFLEHGADPTVKDFIGGFTALHYAAMHGRARIARLMLESEYRSDIINAKSNDGWTPLHVAAHYGRDSFVRLLLEFKAEVDPLSDKGTTPLQLAIIRERSSCVRILLDHNANIDIQNGFLLRYAVIKGNHSYCRMFLQRGADTNLGRLEDGQTPLHLSALRDDVLCAQMLYTYGADTNTRNYEGQTPVAVSVSMSGISRPCLDFLQEVTRQPRTLQDLCRIKIRQCIGLQSLKFLEDLPIAKVMKDYLKHKFDNV is encoded by the exons ATGCAGAACACAAAGGCTGTTTTAGATCTACAAGACATTAATGAACG gGACACAGGAGCGTCTGACGCCCGTACTGCGAGATGTGACAGGATGCTGAACCATCACTGCAGAAGGAACCCAGAGTTGCAGGAGGAGCTGCAGATCCAGGCGGCGGTGGCGGCTGGCGATGTCTACACTGTCCGCAAGATGCTGGAGCAGGGCTACTCGCCCAAGATCAGAGACGCCAACGGCTGGACGCTGCTGCACTTCTCTGCGGCCAAGGGCAAGGAGCGCTGTGTGCGCGTGTTCCTCGAACACGGAG CGGATCCCACAGTGAAGGATTTCATCGGAGGCTTTACAGCTCTGCATTATGCTGCCATGCACGGCCGTGCCCGCATCGCCCGCCTCATGCTGGAGTCAGAGTATCGCAGCGACATCATCAACGCCAAGAGCAACGATGGCTGGACCCCTTTGCACGTGGCGGCCCACTACGGCCGCGACTCCTTCGTGCGTCTCCTCTTAGAGTTCAAAGCCGAGGTGGACCCGCTCAGCGACAAAGGCACAACGCCGCTTCAACTGGCAATTATCCGCGAGCGCTCCAGCTGCGTTCGCATTTTGCTCGATCACAACGCCAACATAGACATTCAGAACGGCTTCTTGTTGCGTTACGCCGTCATTAAGGGCAACCACTCGTACTGTCGCATGTTCCTGCAGCGGGGAGCGGACACTAACCTGGGCCGGCTGGAGGACGGACAGACGCCACTGCACCTGTCGGCCCTCAGAGACGATGTGCTGTGCGCTCAGATGCTGTACACGTACGGAGCCGATACGAACACACGGAACTACGAGGGCCAGACCCCTGTGGCCGTTTCCGTCAGCATGTCTGGCATCAGTCGACCCTGTCTGGATTTCCTGCAGGAGGTCACAA GGCAACCCAGGACTTTGCAGGATCTGTGCAGGATAAAGATCCGACAGTGCATCGGCCTGCAGAGCCTAAAGTTTCTGGAAGATCTGCCTATTGCCAAGGTCATGAAGGACTACCTAAAACACAAGTTTGACAATGTTTGA